The Methylomarinum vadi genome has a window encoding:
- a CDS encoding IS1182 family transposase — protein MAAEVNIRPVRTLYSAKQYSLFDECEVEPLPELIAQSISSEPMARFEAPDPRGLSINGKPLGEHLEHAGLTIPLKLRPFLQSLSFAEFEARYRPGGRPPYAPRAMVGIILYGLLQGISSLRDLERLARADVGCWWLSGGIMPDHSVIGRFVHQHAESLTTEFFDQLARRTLKVTGSGTTTLAGDGTVIEAMSSRFQLMKEEALKQALAQAQEAAQAKPDDAAASKRLNLLEQAQAELKSRQQKQAAKGKDPAKTQVQSNEPEAVLQPQKNSKDFRGSYKPSVLANDNRVIVACDVHPSSETEVVPGLLDRAQAMGGVETALFDAGYFSNGVLDTAEQHNIELLCPEGQSEGDDWNKQSNKQIPKSRFIYQADDDTYRCPGQQRLTRRHTCKGGKSGRAYTVYACDVCSDCPLKSQCTRSESGRTLKRYDSDTQKEALRLKMDQPEPRQRYRQRQAMVEPVFSQLRGRQGLNRFRRKGLAGVKVEFALHAMAYNLSRALVAALFRALYHWLSRFMSSFDRMVDIWLSYTTDLPTSPTVENTAGFQW, from the coding sequence ATGGCAGCCGAAGTGAACATTAGACCCGTCAGGACATTGTATAGCGCCAAGCAATATTCGCTATTCGATGAATGCGAGGTTGAACCGTTACCTGAGTTGATCGCTCAATCGATCTCGAGCGAACCGATGGCCCGTTTTGAAGCGCCCGACCCGCGCGGCTTATCGATCAACGGTAAACCGCTCGGCGAACATCTGGAGCACGCCGGCTTAACCATCCCGTTGAAATTGCGCCCCTTCCTGCAATCGCTATCCTTCGCCGAGTTCGAAGCCCGTTATCGGCCCGGCGGGCGTCCGCCGTATGCGCCACGTGCGATGGTGGGGATTATTCTCTACGGCCTGTTACAAGGCATCAGCAGCCTGCGCGACTTGGAGCGTTTAGCTCGAGCCGATGTGGGGTGTTGGTGGCTAAGTGGCGGTATCATGCCGGATCACTCAGTCATTGGCCGTTTCGTCCATCAGCATGCCGAATCATTGACGACCGAATTTTTCGATCAACTGGCGCGTCGTACTTTGAAAGTCACAGGCTCAGGCACGACGACGTTGGCGGGCGACGGTACCGTGATCGAAGCCATGTCCTCCCGGTTTCAATTGATGAAGGAAGAAGCGCTCAAGCAAGCCTTGGCGCAAGCGCAGGAAGCCGCGCAAGCCAAACCCGACGATGCAGCGGCAAGCAAGCGGTTGAACCTATTGGAACAAGCCCAAGCCGAGCTAAAGTCTCGCCAGCAAAAACAAGCCGCCAAAGGCAAAGATCCGGCCAAGACCCAAGTACAAAGCAACGAGCCGGAGGCGGTATTACAGCCGCAAAAGAACTCCAAAGACTTTCGCGGCAGTTATAAACCGTCGGTATTGGCGAACGACAATCGAGTGATCGTGGCTTGCGACGTTCATCCTTCCAGCGAAACCGAGGTGGTGCCGGGCTTACTGGATCGCGCCCAAGCCATGGGAGGCGTCGAAACAGCTCTGTTCGATGCTGGCTATTTCAGCAATGGCGTCTTGGATACTGCTGAGCAACACAACATCGAATTGCTTTGTCCGGAAGGCCAAAGTGAAGGAGACGATTGGAACAAACAATCCAACAAACAAATCCCCAAAAGCCGCTTTATTTATCAGGCCGACGACGACACCTATCGCTGTCCGGGGCAACAACGCTTGACTCGCCGTCACACCTGCAAAGGCGGTAAAAGTGGCCGCGCTTATACCGTCTACGCCTGCGATGTCTGTTCAGACTGCCCGCTGAAATCCCAATGCACGCGTAGCGAGAGTGGTCGCACCCTCAAACGCTATGACAGCGATACCCAAAAAGAAGCCCTGCGCCTGAAAATGGACCAGCCCGAACCTCGGCAACGCTATCGACAGCGGCAGGCCATGGTGGAGCCCGTCTTCAGTCAGCTACGCGGTCGCCAAGGTTTGAATCGCTTTCGCCGTAAAGGTTTGGCGGGTGTCAAAGTAGAGTTCGCCTTGCACGCCATGGCTTACAATCTGAGCCGCGCCTTAGTGGCAGCTCTTTTTCGTGCTTTATATCATTGGCTTAGCCGGTTTATGAGCTCGTTTGACCGAATGGTCGACATTTGGCTGAGTTACACTACTGACTTGCCAACTTCGCCGACCGTGGAAAATACGGCCGGTTTCCAGTGGTAA